The following proteins come from a genomic window of Polaribacter dokdonensis:
- a CDS encoding toxin-antitoxin system YwqK family antitoxin, producing MKKSCLIIFLFFSFLGFSQNEEITTFYDSKGNITKDPLQTRIIQKLTKENDSLWLFRRFRRNNQLAVYWYSKTKDSKNKIGQMVTYDINDSISRILYYNEKGLKNGKFSSWFDNRNKNFEGRYINGKREGLWRRYYYSGELAAKALFKNDSLLSERFYEKNGEEKKINKNCCNSKPEFKGGIKKYRKIVQKFVKGLNYNIKGSITVDYTIGVDGKLRNVRIYDVLPLELKNKIIDFFSKINGWQPGFSGGREVPIQNSFTVYFK from the coding sequence GTGAAAAAATCTTGCTTAATTATTTTTTTGTTTTTCTCTTTCTTAGGTTTCTCACAAAATGAAGAAATTACTACGTTTTATGACTCAAAAGGTAATATCACTAAAGATCCATTACAAACAAGAATCATACAAAAATTGACGAAAGAGAACGATTCGCTTTGGTTATTTAGACGCTTTAGAAGGAATAATCAATTGGCTGTTTATTGGTATTCTAAAACTAAAGATTCTAAAAATAAGATTGGTCAAATGGTTACTTACGATATCAATGATAGTATTTCAAGGATATTATACTATAATGAAAAAGGATTGAAAAACGGAAAGTTTTCTTCTTGGTTTGATAATCGTAATAAGAATTTTGAAGGAAGATATATTAATGGGAAAAGAGAAGGTCTTTGGAGACGTTATTATTACTCAGGGGAATTAGCAGCAAAAGCTTTATTTAAGAATGATTCATTATTGAGTGAAAGATTTTATGAAAAAAACGGAGAAGAGAAAAAAATAAATAAAAATTGTTGCAACAGTAAACCAGAGTTTAAAGGTGGAATAAAGAAATATAGAAAAATTGTTCAAAAATTTGTAAAGGGTTTAAATTATAACATCAAAGGTTCTATTACAGTTGATTATACAATTGGTGTAGATGGCAAACTAAGAAACGTAAGAATTTATGATGTTTTGCCTCTTGAATTAAAAAATAAAATAATTGATTTCTTTAGTAAAATAAATGGATGGCAACCAGGTTTTTCGGGTGGAAGAGAGGTGCCTATTCAAAACTCATTTACAGTATATTTTAAATAA
- a CDS encoding TonB-dependent receptor: MQKLFIFCVFIWCINHINAQDCNYTFKGKITDFHDNSIIVGASVQIINTNKFTSSNLEGEFMFNNLCEGKLTLEIKHVACDTKRVSYNLTKNTFKEISLEHHLEELKEVVVKTNTKTEITSIEKSLKKEVITQFTDKSLGDALNTISGVTSLNTGNSIVKPMIHGLHSSRLLIINNNVRMFDQEWGDEHAPNIDINSSDRIDVIKGANSLRYGSDAVGGLILIRPKKYAIIDSLFGSTTTSLNSNGFGGNVNTEIVKTFKSGYYTKLQGNYKRFGDFRAPNYYLTNTGIQSINGSFRVGYNSYEKGFDAYYSFVNNKIGILRSSHIGNVSDLVEAINNREPRIVEDFSYDINFPRQNIFHHLAKVEAFKRYKNLGKLSIQLDAQLNRRKEFDLRRGDLRNRPVIDLQLFTTSIQPNLEINKFEDFKINTGLLVRYQNNDAIVNTGANTLIPDYNKYELGTYAILDYNLNETSELSFGVRYDYSKIKARKWYVESDWTALNYDVLFPEFDTGITDGLELLTRPEFTFNNFSTNVGYSKRFGDAYAFLFNYGLSQRMPNPSELFSGGLHHSAARIEFGFLTINKETANKFIMTLERNNKNFGFSISPYYKQIDGFIQLIPTGIKTTIRGAFPVWEYNQVNARIFGVDIDINKEITKNFDYKGSLSLLQGDDLTNNNPLIHMPSANFSNKITYTNNDFHQLKIGVSQRTTLQQNRFPDFNFTTFNPVTQQQVFVDISSTPPSYTLYGFNSSAVFYPFKKGSMEVGFNIDNLFNVSYRENLNRLRYFADDLGRNYNLKIKLNY, encoded by the coding sequence ATGCAAAAACTATTTATTTTTTGTGTCTTTATATGGTGTATAAACCATATAAATGCACAAGACTGTAATTACACTTTTAAGGGTAAAATAACCGATTTTCACGACAATAGTATTATTGTTGGTGCATCTGTACAGATTATTAATACAAATAAATTTACCTCTTCTAATTTAGAAGGTGAGTTTATGTTTAATAATTTATGTGAAGGTAAACTAACACTAGAAATAAAACATGTTGCCTGTGATACTAAGAGAGTGTCTTATAATTTAACTAAAAATACGTTTAAAGAAATCTCTTTAGAACATCATTTAGAAGAATTGAAAGAAGTTGTGGTAAAAACAAATACCAAAACAGAAATTACAAGTATAGAAAAATCACTTAAAAAAGAAGTAATTACACAATTTACTGATAAATCTTTAGGTGATGCCTTAAATACAATAAGTGGTGTGACTTCTCTAAATACTGGGAATTCAATCGTAAAACCTATGATTCATGGTTTACACAGTAGTAGATTATTAATTATTAATAATAATGTACGAATGTTCGATCAAGAATGGGGAGATGAACACGCACCAAACATAGATATTAATTCTAGTGATAGAATTGATGTTATTAAAGGTGCTAATTCATTAAGATATGGAAGTGATGCTGTAGGTGGTTTAATTTTAATTAGACCTAAAAAATATGCTATTATAGATAGCTTATTTGGTAGTACAACAACTTCTCTAAATTCTAATGGTTTTGGAGGCAATGTAAATACAGAAATCGTTAAAACATTTAAATCTGGCTATTACACAAAGCTTCAAGGTAATTACAAAAGATTTGGAGATTTTAGAGCTCCAAATTATTATTTAACCAATACAGGCATACAAAGTATTAATGGATCTTTTAGAGTTGGTTACAACAGTTATGAAAAAGGTTTTGATGCCTATTATAGCTTTGTAAATAATAAGATAGGTATTTTAAGATCTTCTCATATTGGTAACGTAAGTGATTTGGTTGAGGCTATTAACAATAGAGAACCTAGAATTGTTGAAGACTTTTCTTATGATATTAATTTTCCAAGACAAAACATATTTCATCATTTAGCAAAAGTAGAAGCATTTAAGAGATATAAAAACTTAGGTAAACTAAGTATTCAATTAGATGCCCAGCTGAATAGAAGAAAAGAGTTCGATCTTAGAAGAGGAGATTTAAGAAACAGACCTGTTATAGATTTACAATTGTTTACTACAAGTATTCAGCCTAACCTAGAAATTAACAAATTCGAAGATTTTAAAATAAATACAGGACTTTTAGTACGTTACCAAAACAATGATGCTATTGTTAATACAGGTGCCAATACGTTAATACCAGATTATAACAAATACGAATTAGGTACTTACGCTATTTTAGATTACAATCTAAACGAAACTTCAGAACTAAGTTTTGGTGTGAGATATGATTATTCTAAAATAAAGGCTAGAAAATGGTACGTAGAATCAGATTGGACTGCATTAAATTATGACGTTTTATTCCCAGAATTTGATACTGGTATTACTGATGGTTTAGAACTTTTAACGAGACCTGAATTTACATTCAATAATTTCTCTACTAATGTTGGATATTCCAAAAGATTTGGAGATGCTTATGCATTTTTATTCAATTATGGTTTGTCTCAAAGAATGCCAAATCCGTCTGAATTATTTAGTGGTGGTTTGCATCATAGTGCAGCTAGAATTGAGTTTGGTTTTTTAACTATTAACAAAGAAACTGCCAATAAGTTTATAATGACTTTAGAGAGAAACAACAAAAATTTTGGTTTTTCTATCAGTCCATATTACAAACAAATTGATGGCTTTATACAATTAATACCAACAGGTATAAAAACCACAATTAGAGGCGCTTTTCCTGTTTGGGAATACAACCAAGTAAATGCTAGAATTTTTGGAGTAGACATTGATATTAATAAAGAAATTACAAAGAATTTCGATTATAAAGGAAGTTTAAGTTTATTACAAGGTGATGACTTAACCAACAACAACCCTTTAATTCATATGCCTTCTGCAAATTTTAGCAATAAAATTACATATACAAACAACGATTTTCATCAACTAAAAATTGGTGTAAGTCAAAGAACAACCTTACAACAAAATAGATTTCCAGATTTTAATTTTACAACTTTCAACCCTGTAACACAGCAACAAGTATTTGTAGACATTAGTTCTACCCCACCAAGTTATACACTTTACGGATTCAATTCTTCTGCTGTTTTTTATCCATTTAAAAAAGGAAGTATGGAAGTTGGTTTTAATATAGACAATCTATTTAATGTAAGTTATAGAGAAAACTTAAACAGACTGCGTTATTTTGCTGATGACTTAGGACGAAATTATAACCTAAAAATTAAACTAAATTATTAA
- a CDS encoding glycoside hydrolase family 32 protein, giving the protein MGCKKTDNTLIKKETIIEKKSGEQYRPAYHFTPEKNWMNDPNGLVYFEGEYHLFYQYYPDDNIWGPMHWGHAISKDMVHWKRLPIALFPDKLGYIFSGSAVIDWNNTTGFGTKEKPAMVAIYTYHDMAGEKSGKIKYQTQAIAYSLDKGRTWVKYEKNPVLENPGIKDFRDPKVFWHQESNKWIMSLAVHDQINFYSSKNLKEWVLESEFGKNIGSHGGIWECPDLFPIKDSYGNTKWVLLVSLNPNGPQGGSATQYFIGDFNGSVFTSDDTKIRWLDYGADNYAGVTFSDIPKDDGRRILIGWMSNWQYSQAVPTYSWRSAMTLPRELLLSKNNNEYYIQSKPIDEIKNILTKSELITSKIHTVKTSSYLIEINKEIQDFKINLQNSTGDIFKIETKNGILITDRTKTGDNSFSEEFGAVHKSMELEKIFNVKIFVDNSSVEIFLNNGELVMTELIFPTNPLTEIYVNEAIKDYKLTPIKPIWKTN; this is encoded by the coding sequence ATGGGCTGTAAAAAAACAGATAATACCCTTATTAAAAAGGAAACCATAATTGAAAAAAAATCAGGAGAACAATATAGACCTGCATATCATTTTACCCCTGAGAAAAATTGGATGAATGATCCAAATGGATTAGTTTATTTTGAAGGAGAATATCATCTTTTTTATCAATATTATCCAGATGATAATATTTGGGGACCAATGCATTGGGGGCATGCAATTTCTAAAGATATGGTTCATTGGAAAAGACTTCCAATTGCTTTATTTCCAGACAAATTAGGTTATATTTTTAGTGGAAGTGCTGTTATTGATTGGAATAATACAACAGGTTTTGGTACAAAAGAAAAACCAGCAATGGTTGCTATATATACCTATCATGATATGGCTGGTGAAAAATCTGGAAAAATTAAATATCAAACACAAGCTATTGCCTATAGTTTAGATAAAGGTAGAACTTGGGTTAAGTATGAAAAAAATCCTGTTCTAGAAAATCCAGGTATAAAAGATTTTAGAGATCCAAAAGTTTTCTGGCATCAAGAAAGTAATAAGTGGATTATGAGTTTAGCAGTTCACGATCAAATTAATTTTTATAGCTCTAAAAATTTAAAAGAATGGGTTTTAGAGAGTGAGTTTGGTAAAAACATTGGTTCTCATGGAGGTATTTGGGAATGTCCAGATTTATTTCCAATAAAAGATTCATATGGTAATACAAAGTGGGTACTTCTAGTAAGTTTGAACCCTAATGGCCCTCAAGGAGGTTCAGCTACACAATATTTTATTGGAGATTTTAATGGTAGTGTATTTACTTCAGACGATACAAAAATAAGATGGTTAGATTATGGAGCAGATAATTATGCAGGTGTAACATTTAGTGATATACCCAAAGATGATGGAAGAAGAATTTTAATTGGTTGGATGAGCAATTGGCAGTATTCTCAAGCAGTACCTACTTACTCTTGGAGAAGTGCTATGACCTTACCTAGAGAATTATTATTAAGTAAAAATAATAATGAGTACTATATACAATCTAAACCTATAGATGAAATAAAAAATATCCTAACAAAATCAGAATTAATTACTTCTAAAATTCATACTGTAAAAACATCATCTTATTTAATTGAAATAAATAAAGAAATTCAAGATTTTAAAATTAACCTCCAAAATTCTACAGGAGATATTTTTAAAATAGAAACTAAAAATGGAATTTTAATTACAGATAGAACAAAAACAGGAGATAATTCTTTTAGTGAAGAATTTGGTGCTGTTCATAAAAGTATGGAATTAGAAAAAATTTTTAATGTAAAGATTTTTGTAGATAATTCTTCTGTAGAAATATTCTTGAACAATGGTGAATTGGTAATGACAGAATTAATATTTCCAACAAATCCACTTACAGAAATTTATGTAAATGAAGCAATAAAAGACTACAAATTAACTCCAATAAAACCAATTTGGAAAACAAATTAA
- the purB gene encoding adenylosuccinate lyase, which produces MNLTQLNAISPIDGRYRNKISKLSNYFSEEALIKYRVRVEIEYFIALCEIPLAQLEDFNTDLFADLRKIYTDFTADDAQKIKDIEKVTNHDVKAVEYFIKEQFDALNLQQYKEFIHFGLTSQDINNTAIPLSIKEAMNDVFVPHYFEVLEKLEELVIEWKDISMLARTHGQPASPTRLGKEIDVFVVRLKEQFNLLNDIPSAAKFGGATGNFNAHKVAYPATDWKQFGTDFVQEKLGLQHSFPTTQIEHYDHLAALFDTIKRINTIIIDLDRDFWTYVSMDYFKQKIKKGEVGSSAMPHKVNPIDFENSEGNLGIANAIFEHLSAKLPISRLQRDLTDSTVLRNVGVPFGHTIIAFTSTLKGLNKLLLNKEKFEQDLENNWAVVAEAIQTILRREAYPNPYEALKGLTRTNEKINQNSIANFIDTLEVSDDIKTELKAITPSNYTGI; this is translated from the coding sequence ATGAACTTGACTCAATTAAATGCCATCTCTCCTATTGATGGTCGTTACAGAAATAAAATATCTAAACTTTCTAACTATTTTTCTGAAGAAGCTTTAATAAAATATAGAGTTCGTGTAGAAATTGAATATTTTATTGCTTTGTGCGAAATTCCTTTAGCACAATTAGAAGACTTTAATACAGATTTGTTTGCAGATTTACGTAAGATCTATACTGATTTTACTGCAGATGATGCTCAGAAAATTAAAGATATAGAAAAAGTAACCAATCATGATGTTAAGGCTGTAGAGTATTTTATTAAAGAACAATTTGATGCTTTAAACCTGCAACAATACAAAGAGTTTATTCATTTTGGATTAACTTCTCAAGACATTAATAATACTGCTATTCCTTTATCAATAAAGGAAGCAATGAATGATGTTTTTGTACCTCATTATTTTGAGGTTTTAGAAAAATTAGAGGAGTTGGTTATTGAGTGGAAAGATATTTCTATGTTGGCAAGAACTCATGGTCAGCCTGCATCGCCTACAAGATTAGGTAAAGAAATAGATGTTTTTGTAGTGCGTTTAAAAGAGCAATTTAATTTATTGAATGACATACCAAGTGCTGCCAAGTTTGGTGGAGCAACTGGTAATTTTAACGCCCATAAAGTTGCATATCCTGCTACAGATTGGAAACAATTTGGAACAGATTTTGTACAAGAAAAGTTAGGTTTACAGCACTCTTTTCCTACAACACAAATAGAACATTATGATCATTTAGCTGCGCTTTTTGATACTATAAAACGTATAAATACTATAATCATAGATTTAGACAGAGATTTTTGGACCTATGTTTCTATGGATTATTTTAAACAAAAAATTAAAAAAGGAGAAGTTGGTTCTTCTGCAATGCCTCATAAAGTAAATCCTATTGATTTTGAAAATTCTGAAGGAAATTTAGGTATTGCAAATGCCATTTTTGAACACTTATCTGCAAAATTGCCTATTTCTCGTTTACAACGTGATTTAACAGACAGTACTGTTTTAAGAAATGTTGGTGTACCTTTTGGGCATACCATTATTGCATTTACTTCTACTTTAAAAGGATTGAATAAATTATTGCTAAACAAAGAAAAGTTTGAGCAAGATTTAGAAAATAATTGGGCTGTAGTCGCAGAAGCTATTCAAACTATTTTAAGAAGAGAAGCTTATCCTAATCCTTATGAAGCATTAAAAGGATTGACAAGAACTAACGAAAAAATTAATCAAAATTCAATTGCTAATTTTATTGATACCCTAGAAGTTTCTGACGATATTAAAACAGAATTAAAAGCAATTACACCATCAAATTACACAGGAATCTAA
- the mnmA gene encoding tRNA 2-thiouridine(34) synthase MnmA, whose product MKRVVVGLSGGVDSSVTAHLLKEQGYEVIGLFMKNWHDDSVTISNECPWLEDSNDAMIVAEKLGIPFQVVDLSEQYKERIVDYMFAEYEKGRTPNPDVLCNREIKFDVFMDIALKLGADYVATGHYCRKGEEVIDGKPVYKLLAGKDNNKDQSYFLCQLSQQQLAKALFPIGELTKPEVREIAKEADLITAEKKDSQGLCFIGKVRLPEFLQQKLQPKKGDIVTIPADYLEYVKEQPQFETKEEQLKHLSTKFVYHKTHGKIVGSHQGAHYFTKGQRKGLNVGGTKEALYVIETDVVDNVIYTGEGKQHKGLYRNVLFVANDEIHWIREDLTLKSGETMHVDARIRYRQALEKATLYKVDSGLYVEFENKQSAIQEGQFVAWYKNEELLGSGVIS is encoded by the coding sequence ATGAAACGAGTAGTTGTTGGTCTTTCTGGTGGAGTAGATTCTAGTGTAACAGCACATTTGCTTAAAGAACAAGGATATGAAGTTATTGGTCTTTTTATGAAAAATTGGCACGATGATTCTGTAACCATTTCTAATGAATGTCCTTGGTTAGAAGATAGTAATGATGCCATGATTGTAGCAGAGAAACTAGGAATACCTTTTCAAGTAGTAGATTTAAGTGAGCAGTACAAAGAACGTATTGTAGATTACATGTTTGCTGAATATGAGAAAGGTAGAACTCCAAACCCAGATGTACTTTGTAACAGAGAAATTAAGTTTGATGTCTTCATGGATATTGCCTTAAAGTTGGGCGCAGATTATGTAGCAACAGGTCATTATTGTAGAAAAGGTGAGGAAGTTATTGATGGTAAACCTGTTTATAAATTATTAGCAGGTAAAGACAATAATAAAGATCAGTCTTATTTTTTATGTCAATTGTCCCAACAACAATTAGCAAAAGCTTTATTTCCTATTGGTGAACTTACAAAACCAGAGGTAAGAGAAATTGCAAAAGAAGCAGATTTAATTACTGCAGAAAAGAAAGATTCTCAAGGGTTATGTTTTATTGGTAAAGTACGTTTGCCAGAATTTTTACAACAAAAACTACAGCCAAAAAAAGGGGATATAGTTACAATCCCTGCTGATTACTTAGAGTACGTAAAAGAACAACCACAGTTTGAAACTAAAGAAGAGCAGCTAAAACACTTATCAACCAAATTTGTATACCATAAAACCCATGGTAAAATTGTGGGTTCACATCAAGGAGCACATTATTTTACAAAAGGACAACGTAAAGGTTTAAATGTTGGTGGTACAAAAGAAGCATTGTATGTAATTGAAACTGATGTTGTAGATAATGTAATTTATACAGGAGAAGGTAAACAACACAAAGGTTTGTATAGAAATGTATTGTTTGTTGCTAATGATGAAATACATTGGATTCGTGAAGATTTAACCTTAAAATCTGGTGAAACCATGCACGTTGATGCACGAATAAGATACAGACAAGCATTAGAAAAAGCTACTTTATACAAAGTAGATTCAGGGTTGTATGTTGAATTTGAAAACAAACAATCTGCCATTCAAGAAGGGCAATTTGTAGCTTGGTATAAAAATGAAGAGTTGTTAGGTTCTGGAGTAATTTCGTAG
- a CDS encoding NAD(P)H-dependent flavin oxidoreductase, with amino-acid sequence MTNKITQLFNIQYPIIQGGMIWVSGWKLASAVSNAGGLGLIGAGSMYPEVLREHIQKCKKETDKPFGVNVPMLYPQIEEIMKIIIEEGVKIVFTSAGNPKTWTAHLKSKGITVVHVVSSVKFALKAQAAGVDAVVCEGFEAGGHNGREETTTFTLIPMVKEQVEIPVIAAGGIGSGRGMLAAMVLGADAVQIGSRFAATKESSAHNNFKETIVNVKDGDTHLTLKELAPVRLVKNKFYQEVQELYQQKPTIEDLKELLGRARAKKGMFEGDLENGELEIGQIAGLIHEIKPAKQVLKDIIVEFEKVKISLSKL; translated from the coding sequence ATGACAAATAAAATCACACAGCTTTTTAATATACAATATCCAATTATCCAAGGTGGAATGATTTGGGTTTCTGGTTGGAAACTAGCTTCTGCAGTTTCAAATGCAGGAGGTTTAGGTTTAATTGGTGCTGGTTCTATGTATCCAGAAGTATTAAGAGAACACATTCAGAAATGTAAAAAAGAAACAGATAAACCTTTTGGGGTTAACGTTCCTATGTTGTATCCTCAAATAGAGGAAATCATGAAAATTATTATTGAAGAAGGTGTAAAAATTGTTTTTACTTCTGCAGGTAATCCAAAAACATGGACAGCACATTTAAAATCTAAAGGAATTACAGTAGTTCATGTTGTAAGTTCTGTAAAGTTTGCTTTAAAAGCACAAGCAGCAGGTGTAGATGCTGTTGTTTGTGAAGGTTTTGAGGCTGGAGGTCATAATGGACGTGAAGAAACTACCACTTTTACCTTAATACCCATGGTTAAAGAACAAGTAGAAATTCCTGTAATTGCAGCAGGTGGCATTGGTTCAGGAAGAGGAATGTTAGCAGCTATGGTACTAGGAGCAGATGCTGTTCAAATAGGCAGTAGGTTTGCAGCTACTAAAGAATCTTCTGCCCACAATAACTTTAAAGAAACCATTGTAAACGTTAAAGACGGTGATACACATTTAACTTTAAAGGAATTGGCTCCTGTTCGTTTGGTAAAAAATAAATTTTATCAAGAAGTGCAAGAGTTATATCAGCAAAAACCAACTATTGAAGATTTAAAAGAATTGTTAGGCAGAGCTAGAGCAAAAAAAGGAATGTTTGAAGGCGATTTAGAGAATGGAGAGCTAGAAATTGGTCAAATTGCAGGTTTAATACATGAAATAAAACCTGCAAAACAGGTCTTAAAGGATATAATAGTAGAATTTGAAAAAGTTAAAATTTCTTTGAGTAAGCTTTAA
- a CDS encoding TerC family protein: protein MEIFLQAETWVSLLTLTFLEIILGIDNIIFISISANKLPENQVRKATLLGLALAMITRIALLFSVSYLIALKDPFWTIDAGWFKTGLTGQSLILFLGGIFLLYKSTNEIRQKMENTNEEQVIKSPKIISFRSVIIQIILIDIVFSFDSILTAVGMTNGVNGALTIMVIAVIISIVIMMLFAQPINKFVNRNPTIQMLALSFLILIGFMLITEGAHLSHTEFFNKTVGAIPKGYLYFAIAFSLGVEMLNLRIRKKS, encoded by the coding sequence ATGGAGATATTTTTACAAGCAGAAACCTGGGTTTCACTACTTACACTAACGTTTCTAGAAATTATTTTAGGTATAGATAATATTATATTTATTTCTATCTCAGCAAATAAACTACCAGAAAATCAGGTTAGAAAAGCAACTTTACTAGGTTTGGCTTTGGCCATGATTACAAGAATAGCCCTGTTATTTAGTGTTTCTTACTTAATTGCTTTAAAAGATCCTTTTTGGACTATTGATGCTGGATGGTTTAAGACAGGTTTAACTGGACAAAGTTTAATTCTATTTTTAGGAGGAATTTTTCTGCTGTACAAAAGTACCAATGAAATTCGTCAGAAAATGGAAAACACGAATGAAGAGCAAGTTATTAAATCACCAAAAATAATCTCTTTTAGAAGTGTTATCATTCAAATTATATTAATTGATATTGTTTTCTCTTTCGATAGTATTTTAACTGCTGTTGGTATGACTAATGGTGTAAATGGAGCTTTAACAATTATGGTTATTGCTGTAATTATTTCTATTGTGATTATGATGTTATTTGCACAACCTATTAATAAATTTGTAAATAGAAATCCTACTATTCAAATGTTGGCTTTATCTTTCTTAATTTTAATTGGTTTTATGCTAATTACAGAAGGAGCTCATTTATCTCATACAGAATTTTTTAACAAAACTGTAGGTGCTATTCCTAAAGGATATTTGTACTTTGCAATCGCATTTTCGCTAGGTGTAGAAATGCTTAATCTAAGAATTAGAAAGAAAAGTTAA
- a CDS encoding toxin-antitoxin system YwqK family antitoxin has translation MLKIKRLGIVIVFFSCFFLGKTSFAQKINQFDANKKRTGVWKKYYPNKRIRYQGQFKEGKEIGVFKYYDISDSRYPIIIKKFNEENDSVAVSFYSISGKKQSEGIFINKKRVGKWVYYFDKENIMSTEFYVDGKLNGKVINYYPNGKPTEITNYKMGLKEGLSQKFSSAGILIEEVNYKNDKENGVAKYFELNGNLKETGVYKNGKRIGEWEFYLDGEISDKKELEKENKYKKGNN, from the coding sequence ATGCTAAAGATAAAAAGACTTGGTATTGTAATCGTATTTTTCTCTTGCTTTTTTTTAGGTAAAACTTCGTTTGCTCAAAAAATAAATCAGTTTGATGCCAATAAGAAACGAACTGGAGTTTGGAAAAAGTATTATCCAAACAAAAGAATACGTTATCAAGGTCAGTTTAAAGAGGGTAAAGAAATAGGTGTTTTTAAATATTATGACATTTCTGATTCAAGATACCCAATCATTATTAAAAAATTTAATGAAGAGAACGATTCTGTTGCAGTTTCTTTTTACAGTATTTCAGGTAAAAAGCAAAGTGAAGGAATTTTTATCAATAAGAAAAGAGTAGGTAAATGGGTGTATTATTTTGATAAAGAGAATATAATGTCTACCGAATTTTATGTTGATGGAAAATTAAATGGAAAAGTCATTAATTATTACCCTAATGGAAAACCGACTGAAATCACTAATTATAAAATGGGTTTAAAAGAGGGTTTATCTCAGAAATTTTCAAGTGCAGGAATTTTGATTGAAGAAGTAAATTACAAGAATGATAAAGAAAATGGTGTAGCCAAGTATTTTGAATTGAATGGTAATTTAAAAGAAACAGGCGTTTATAAAAACGGAAAAAGAATAGGAGAGTGGGAATTTTATTTGGATGGTGAAATTTCAGACAAGAAAGAATTGGAGAAAGAAAACAAATATAAAAAAGGTAACAATTAA